The following are from one region of the Aspergillus luchuensis IFO 4308 DNA, chromosome 4, nearly complete sequence genome:
- a CDS encoding zinc-binding alcohol dehydrogenase family protein (COG:C;~EggNog:ENOG410PMCP;~InterPro:IPR013154,IPR013149,IPR036291,IPR011032, IPR020843;~PFAM:PF00107,PF08240;~SMCOG1028:crotonyl-CoA reductase / alcohol dehydrogenase;~antiSMASH:Cluster_4.12;~go_function: GO:0016491 - oxidoreductase activity [Evidence IEA];~go_process: GO:0055114 - oxidation-reduction process [Evidence IEA]), with product MVAKLNTHLAVVTQGPKQARLVTDRPIPSLRDDYMLVRTVTVALNPTDWKHIDLVPSDGCTVGCDFAGIVEEVGPKVPERFQKGDRVLGLTHGCNAVEPEDGAFGQYVMAKGNGQLKIPGWMSWEDACTVGVGYTTVGQSLYQNLGIPMPGKPRSATTPKTVLIYGGSTATGTLAIQCAKLSGMEVITTCSVSNFDMVKELGADAVFDYSKPNAAAEIRRYTRDNLKLCFDTVAMATSAQFCAEALTSKAGGRYHTLQELRCPRRDVRSTVSMAYTSWESHTRWDPRRCPPNQLI from the exons ATGGTTGCAAAGTTGAACACACACCTAGCAGTGGTAACGCAAGGCCCGAAACAGGCCAGATTGGTGACCGATCGACCAATTCCCAGCCTGCGCGATGATTACATGCTCGTCAGAACCGTAACAG TGGCTCTCAACCCGACAGACTGGAAACATATCGACTTAGTGCCTAGTGATGGATGTACCGTGGGCTGTGACTTTGCCGGCATCGTCGAGGAGGTCGGTCCCAAAGTGCCCGAGAGATTCCAGAAGGGAGATCGGGTACTGGGCCTCACACACGGATGCAACGCCGTCGAGCCTGAAGATGGCGCGTTTGGCCAATATGTCATGGCCAAGGGAAATGGGCAGCTCAAGATTCCGGGATGGATGAGCTGGGAGGACGCTTGTACGGTTGGGGTCGGATACACGACTGTTGGCCAAAGTCTATATCAGAACCTTGGAATTCCAATGCCTGGAAAGCCGAGGAGCGCTACTACACCGAAGACTGTCTTGATTTATGGAGGATCGACCGCGACAGGTACCTTGGCTATTCAGTGTGCTAAGCTATCCGGAATGGAGGTGATCACGACGTGCTCGGTCAGCAATTTTGACATGGTCAAGGAACTCGGGGCGGATGCGGTGTTTGACTATAGCAAGCCTAATGCGGCGGCCGAGATCCGGAGGTATACCAGGGATAACTTGAAGCTGTGCTTTGACACCGTCGCAATGGCTACCTCGGCTCAGTTTTGTGCAGAAGCTCTGACCAGTAAAGCTGGAGGCCGGTATCACACACTGCAGGAACTACGATGCCCTCGGCGAGATGTCCGCTCCACTGTCTCAATGGCGTATACGTCGTGGGAGAGCCATACACGATGGGACCCCAGAAGGTGCCCGCCAAACCAATTGATATGA
- a CDS encoding putative NRPS-like protein biosynthetic cluster (COG:S;~EggNog:ENOG410PR5Z;~InterPro:IPR023213,IPR010828;~PFAM:PF07247;~antiSMASH:Cluster_4.12), whose amino-acid sequence MMDNLERLRRAGPLEKFFLARALTEHANVAISATYILPEAFTLPTQEYVYKALGTLISKNAALSAIPVKDDNDTWFFRLPEIDLGQTVSFQKRTRDYPAEEKPDTELCELLQVHQKAEFIAPLPFWRLIVLTETNGQRFTAIYIFHHVIADGISGKAFHETFLEALHDAAISLTSGEATRQVIQSPKLSMLPNLEAVHPCSMSFTFLLKQFFQHKIYPYRDPGLWTGPKSSKPFDIEIRQIVIPETVSTALRNRCRQNQATITSAIHTAVARSLLAHLPEEYTRLEAFSAMSSRRWLKEEEGITDQSMGVWVMDFRESFFRKQMDQYSSDSFPWEVARASCATIKQVLSREGKDTSVGLLKYADMWKYIQSQIGKDRDRSFKTSNLGVVKSAQEGESWPQIRQMMFTQPFDGLSAPLAVSSITGGDGCLVLGIIWQKGLAESEMFEGVVDGIATELHNAAN is encoded by the exons ATGATGGACAATCTCGAGAGACTACGACGAGCCG GGCCCCTAGAGAAATTCTTCCTCGCACGTGCTCTGACCGAGCACGCCAACGTGGCAATATCAGCAACCTATATCCTCCCAGAAGCCTTCACTCTGCCCACCCAAGAATATGTATATAAAGCACTTGGAACATTGATCAGCAAAAATGCTGCCCTATCGGCAATCCCGGTCAAAGACGACAACGATACCTGGTTCTTCCGACTCCCAGAAATCGACCTCGGCCAGACTGTATCCTTCCAAAAGCGTACCCGTGACTATCCTGCTGAAGAGAAGCCAGACACTGAACTGTGTGAACTACTGCAGGTCCATCAGAAAGCCGAGTTCATAGCGCCCCTGCCATTCTGGAGACTGATCGTCTTGACAGAGACGAATGGGCAGCGCTTCACAgcgatatatatattccaccATGTAATTGCGGATGGCATATCGGGAAAGGCGTTTCATGAGACATTCCTCGAGGCATTACATGATGCTGCTATTTCCTTGACCTCGGGAGAGGCTACAAGACAGGTGATCCAATCGCCTAAGCTCTCTATGCTGCCAAACCTGGAAGCAGTCCACCCGTGCTCTATGAGCTTTACTTTCCTCCTCAAACAATTTTTCCAGCACAAAATATATCCCTATCGCGATCCGGGTCTTTGGACAGGTCCGAAGTCATCTAAACCATTTGACATCGAGATCCGCCAGATTGTTATCCCCGAAACAGTATCTACAGCGCTAAGAAACCGATGTCGTCAGAACCAGGCTACTATAACCTCGGCTATACATACAGCGGTTGCACGAAGTCTCCTTGCGCATCTGCCAGAGGAGTACACAAGACTAGAAGCATTCAGCGCCATGTCGTCTCGTCGGTggttgaaggaagaagaggggatcACAGATCAATCCATGGGTGTCTGGGTCATGGATTTCAGGGAAAGTTTCTTCCGGAAGCAGATGGATCAGTATTCTTCTGACAGCTTTCCGTGGGAAGTCGCGAGGGCATCCTGCGCCACGATAAAACAGGTGCTAAGTCGCGAAGGCAAAGATACTAGTGTGGGATTGCTCAAATATGCGGATATGTGGAAATATATACAGAGTCAGATAGGCAAGGACCGAGATAGAAGCTTTAAGACATCGAATCTGGGGGTTGTGAAATCAGCCCAGGAAGGAGAGTCGTGGCCGCAGATTAGACAGATGATGTTCACCCAGCCGTTTGATGGGCTGTCTGCACCTTTGGCCGTGTCTTCTATCACTGGGGGTGATGGCTGTTTGGTTCTAGGAATTATATGGCAGAAAGGCCTTGCAGAGTCAGAGATGTttgagggtgttgttgatgggatTGCTACGGAGTTGCATAATGCCGCGAATTGA
- a CDS encoding anoctamin family protein (COG:D;~EggNog:ENOG410PJFW;~InterPro:IPR007632;~PFAM:PF04547;~TransMembrane:8 (i182-205o211-232i286-307o327-348i369-391o519-539i567-588o600-618i);~antiSMASH:Cluster_4.12), whose amino-acid sequence MGLFAGHGALDQAELDNFGVDWVIHYSFEDVELSQAIQEFRTLIHDLQEAHLQVQVRHGYGASLLVCIRVPPDLLGNLVHKSRVKDWLHGIIHEFPEGGDEGETDADTPAEALRSVYHAVTWQKHLGGAGITPKVGQWKNITAAIPLHDRSANAELLRKWSRTIFLTAEDLDAIRALFGEKVAFYFAFIHCYSCFLIFPAVWGVFSWFYLGPYSITCAVVTCIWGIVFVEYWKTRELDLSLRWNVKDVGFLKVNRPEWVWDKEFQNPHTGETIRVFSAHRQFARQLLMIPFATVASLALGSLIILSFALEILVSEVYNGPMKAYLEFLPTVLFSLSLPSITNVLTEFAKRLTDYENYRTQDQYDLAQTAKTFVMHFITAFLPTLLTAFVYVPFGSKIVPYLDTLRSYGLLSANIAREIHIDTSRLQQEVIYLSATAQILNFGEEIVLPYVKQTLMHKWRDWREGRDSSRPRGYSQRTDQLLVDAPEEAGFLSRVRDEIDADEYDVHEDILEMCVQFGSLALFGVAWPLVSLGFLANNWLELRGDFFKLSLECQRPPPIRADSIGPSLMGLEVLSWLGTLSTAAIVYLYRAGLQEVNMSSLLLTLLLAEWAYVGVRFIVRSGLERISFISLRREESKRYAMRKRFLEATSGRVSPRAKPRVRFQDRVSVFSSSTDVPGTKEDFLHPGHHHEMGRGGRFWSWAPNETADAGVRLIKALNTNMDGSKTGPVKGAKGA is encoded by the exons ATGGGTCTCTTTGCTGGACACGGAGCCCTCGACCAGGCCGAACTGGATAATTTCGGCGTCGATTGGGTCATCCACTACTCGTTCGAAGATGTTG AGCTCTCCCAGGCGATCCAAGAGTTTCGAACTTTGATCCACGACCTTCAAGAAGCGCATCTCCAGGTACAAGTCCGTCATGGCTACGGTGCCTCCCTACTCGTCTGCATTCGAGTCCCGCCCGATCTGTTGGGCAACCTGGTACACAAATCTCG TGTCAAGGACTGGCTTCATGGAATCATCCACGAATTTCCTGAGGGCGGAGACGAGGGCGAGACTGACGCCGACACTCCTGCGGAGGCCCTCAGATCTGTTTACCATGCGGTGACATGGCAGAAGCATCTTGGAGGCGCTGGAATTACCCCCAAGGTGGGCCAATGGAAGAATATCACGGCGGCTATCCCTCTGCATGACCGCTCCGCCAACGCGGAGCTACTCCGGAAATGGAGCCGGACTATTTTCTTGACGGCTGAGGATCTTGACGCTATTCGCGCGTTGTTTGGCGAGAAG GTTGCTTTCTACTTTGCCTTTATCCACTGCTATTCCTGTTTCCTGATTTTCCCGGCTGTCTGGGGCGTCTTCTCTTGGTTCTACCTGGGCCCCTATTCGATTACATGTGCGGTAGTGACTTGCATCTGGGGCATCGTGTTCGTCGAGTACTGGAAAACCCGCGAGCTCGACCTGAGCTTGCGCTGGAACGTCAAGGACGTAGGATTTCTCAAAGTGAACCGACCAGAATGGGTTTGGGACAAAGAATTTCAAAATCCGCATACCGGCGAGACCATTCGCGTGTTCTCGGCTCATAGGCAATTCGCTCGACAGCTCCTGATGATTCCCTTTGCAACCGTTGCAAGCTTGGCATTGGGTAGCTTGATTATCCTATCATTTGCTCTGGAAATCTTGGTGTCAGAAGTGTACAATGGCCCAATGAAGGCATACTTGGAGTTTCTGCCGACCGTTCTGTTTTCGCTCTCCTtgccctccatcaccaatgtCCTGACGGAGTTTGCGAAGCGTTTGACCGACTACGAGAACTACCGCACGCAGGATCAGTACGACCTGGCACAGACAGCCAAGACATTCGTGATGCACTTTATTACGGCCTTTTTGCCCACGCTACTGACCGCATTTGTATACGTCCCATTTGGAAGCAAGATTGTGCCCTATCTTGACACTCTTCGCTCTTACGGTCTCCTTTCCGCCAACATTGCCCGAGAAATCCATATTGACACCTCCCGACTGCAACAGGAAGTGATCTATCTCTCTGCGACCGCTCAGATCCTCAACTTCGGCGAGGAAATTGTGCTTCCCTATGTCAAGCAAACCCTGATGCACAAGTGGCGTGACTGGCGCGAAGGTCGGGACTCTTCGCGTCCTCGTGGCTACTCTCAGAGGACCGATCAACTCCTAGTCGATGCTCCGGAAGAAGCTGGTTTCCTCTCGCGTGTCCGTGACGAAATCGACGCGGATGAGTACGATGTTCATGAAGATATTCTGGAGATGTGCGTGCAGTTTGGCTCTCTCGCTCTATTTGGAGTTGCATGGCCCTTGGTCTCCTTGGGTTTCCTCGCCAACAACTGGCTGGAACTGCGAGGCGATTTCTTCAAATTGAGCTTGGAGTGTCAAAGACCTCCCCCCATCCGAGCTGACTCGATCGGTCCATCTCTCATGGGTCTGGAAGTGCTCAGCTGGCTCGGTACCTTgtccaccgccgccatcgTGTACCTTTACCGCGCCGGACTCCAGGAGGTCAACATGTCGTCCCTCCttctcactctcctccttgcCGAATGGGCCTACGTTGGTGTTCGCTTCATCGTGCGAAGCGGACTCGAAAGAATTAGCTTCATCTCCCTCCGTCGCGAGGAATCGAAGCGCTACGCTATGCGCAAACGCTTCTTGGAAGCCACGTCGGGCCGGGTATCCCCTCGGGCTAAACCGCGAGTCCGGTTCCAGGACCGGGTCAGCGTTTTCTCCTCGTCCACTGATGTCCCTGGTACTAAGGAAGACTTCCTGCACCCCGGGCATCACCACGAAATGGGCCGCGGTGGACGCTTCTGGTCGTGGGCTCCCAATGAGACAGCGGACGCAGGCGTTCGACTGATCAAGGCCCTGAACACTAACATGGACGGTTCGAAGACCGGGCCTGTTAAGGGCGCCAAGGGCGCTTGA
- a CDS encoding class I SAM-dependent methyltransferase (COG:I;~EggNog:ENOG410PP86;~InterPro:IPR025714,IPR029063;~PFAM:PF13649,PF13489,PF05401,PF01209,PF08242, PF08241,PF07021,PF13847;~SMCOG1089:methyltransferase;~antiSMASH:Cluster_4.12) yields the protein MTTYTTDHAPAVLQTHGWRTLSNSVPYILPYLKPNMTILDIGCGPGSITIDFARHVPSGHVTGVEYVADPLEQARTLASSEGITNITFQVADIHALPFPDNTFDLVHVHQVLQHIADPVLALREMRRVAKPDGGIIAARESSAMTWYPENKGIELWLDMTTKMAREKGGNPHPGSRIHVWAEEAGFVQERIKKTAGSWCFSSPEERRYWGGSMAGRAANSGFATQALEGGFASKEQLEAVVRGWEEFVECERAWFGLLHGEIVCWK from the coding sequence ATGACAACCTACACAACTGACCACGCCCCCGCGGTCCTCCAAACCCACGGGTGGCGCACCCTCAGCAACTCCGTCCCCTACATCCTCCCCTACCTCAAACCCAACATGACCATCCTCGATATCGGCTGCGGCCCCGGTAGCATCACGATCGACTTCGCGCGACACGTGCCCTCCGGCCACGTAACGGGCGTCGAATACGTCGCGGACCCACTGGAGCAAGCACGCACGCTCGCCTCCTCGGAAGGCATCACAAACATCACCTTCCAAGTAGCCGACATCCACGCCCTCCCGTTCCCCGACAACACCTTCGACCTGGTGCACGTGCACCAAGTGCTCCAACACATCGCGGACCCCGTGCTGGCGCTGCGCGAAATGCGCCGCGTGGCTAAACCCGACGGGGGGATTATCGCGGCCCGCGAATCCAGTGCCATGACGTGGTATCCTGAGAATAAGGGGATTGAGCTGTGGTTGGAtatgacgacgaagatggcgagggagaagggTGGGAATCCGCACCCCGGGTCGAGGATTCATGTGTGGGCGGAAGAGGCCGGGTTTGTGCAGGAGAGGATTAAGAAGACGGCGGGGTCGTGGTGCTTTAGTAGTCCGGAGGAACGGAGGTATTGGGGGGGTTCGATGGCCGGGAGGGCGGCGAATTCGGGGTTTGCGACGCAGGCGCTGGAGGGGGGGTTTGCGAGTAAAGAGCAGTTGGAGGCGGttgtgagggggtgggaggagttTGTGGAGTGTGAGAGGGCGTGGTTTGGGTTGTTGCATGGGGAGATTGTTTGTTGGAAGTAG
- a CDS encoding WW domain protein (COG:S;~EggNog:ENOG410Q0RC;~InterPro:IPR036020,IPR001202;~TransMembrane:1 (i234-252o);~antiSMASH:Cluster_4.12;~go_function: GO:0005515 - protein binding [Evidence IEA]): MSYYPPPQEPYYGGRPPYERPPYDRPPYEGGPPPERPPYDRPRYEGSPYDRPSYERPPPERYNSGPPPPERPPYDRPPYGDRPPYEGGERGFDSPAPRPPYEGGERGFDSPAPRPPYEGGERGFDSPAPRPPYASPPPSARPPPVPPPPLPMEWAQEWEPNLRRAYYVHMPSGRTEWELPADMSRDMPPPGPPPAGGPGYYASPPPPQEGGYYPDPQAQQISEEEQKKKDRKNMLMGGAAGLAVGALGAAFISHEIHEHEEKEEEEEREEQQSYDYDRPPVVYERETTIIERGEEPAYDYEEDGW, encoded by the exons ATGTCTTACTACCCCCCACCACAAGAACCCTACTACGGCGGACGCCCTCCATACGAGCGTCCGCCATACGACCGTCCTCCCTACGAGGGCGGTCCTCCCCCGGAGCGGCCCCCCTATGACCGTCCTCGTTACGAGGGTTCTCCTTACGACCGCCCTTCCTATGAGCGCCCCCCTCCAGAGAGATACAACTCCGgtcctcctccgccggagCGCCCTCCCTACGACCGTCCCCCATACGGTGACCGGCCTCCCTACGAAGGTGGCGAACGCGGCTTCGActctcctgctcctcgtcctccctACGAAGGTGGCGAACGCGGCTTCGActctcctgctcctcgtcctccctACGAAGGTGGCGAACGCGGCTTCGACTCTCCTGCTCCCCGTCCTCCCTACGccagccctcctccttccgctcgtcctcctcccgtccctccccctcctcttcccatgGAATGGGCCCAGGAGTGGGAGCCCAACCTCCGCCGCGCCTACTACGTCCACATGCCTTCCGGCCGCACAGAATGGGAGCTTCCCGCTGACATGTCCCGCGACATGCCTCCCCCTGGTCCTCCCCCGGCCGGTGGTCCGGGCTACTACGCAAGCCCCCCTCCGCCGCAGGAGGGCGGGTACTACCCCGACCCCCAGGCTCAGCAGATctccgaggaggagcagaagaagaaggaccgTAAGAACATGCTTATGGGTGGCGCAGCTGGTCTGGCTGTTGGTGCTCTCGGCGCTGCATTCATTTCCCACGAGATTC ATGAACAcgaggaaaaagaggaggaagaggagcgtGAAGAACAACAGTCGTATGACTATGACCGGCCGCCTGTCGTCTACGAGCGTGAAACTACTATCATCGAGCGTGGAGAGGAGCCTGCATATGATtacgaggaggatggatggtag